One part of the Alligator mississippiensis isolate rAllMis1 chromosome 3, rAllMis1, whole genome shotgun sequence genome encodes these proteins:
- the LPL gene encoding lipoprotein lipase isoform X1: MAWGALLVVLCLCLRALAAGPGTTPETRGIFEGIESKFSLRTPAIPDEDICYLVPGQKDSLAHCSFNHTSKTFLVIHGWTVTGMYESWVPKLVDALYKREPDSNVIIVDWLTRAQQHYPISAAYTKLVGKDVASFIDWMEEQFNYPFENVHLLGYSLGAHVAGIAGSLTKKKINRITGLDPAGPTFEYADAPMRLSPDDAEFVDVLHTYTRGSPDRSIGIQQPVGHIDIYPNGGGFQPGCNLGEALRLIAEKGFGDVDQLVKCSHERSIHLFIDSLMYEEKPSMAYRCQTKEAFEKGLCLSCRKNRCNNMGYQIHKVRTKRNSKMYLKTRSQAPYKVFHYQVKIHFFGKENVTKTSQPLLISLYGTTDERENIAFILPEISTNKTYSFLVYTEVDIGDLLRLSLQWEKDSFFSWTEWWTSFTFDIHRVRVKAGETQKKMVFCSQDGVAHLQKGGEAVMFVKCLGNPVRRRKAGHKPISEIKTDP; this comes from the exons GAACTACCCCAGAAACAAGGGGAATCTTTGAGGGGATTGAGAGCAAATTTTCTTTAAGGACACCTGCTATACCTGATGAGGACATTTGCTACTTGGTACCTGGCCAAAAGGACTCACTAGCACACTGCAGCTTTAACCACACCAGCAAAACCTTCCTGGTGATCCATGGATGGACG GTAACTGGGATGTATGAGAGCTGGGTGCCAAAACTGGTGGATGCTCTGTATAAAAGAGAGCCTGACTCTAATGTCATTATTGTAGATTGGCTAACTAGAGCCCAGCAACACTATCCAATATCTGCTGCATACACTAAACTGGTGGGAAAGGATGTGGCCTCTTTTATTGACTGGATGGAG GAGCAATTTAACTACCCTTTTGAAAATGTCCATTTGCTGGGGTACAGTCTGGGAGCACATGTAGCTGGGATTGCTGGAAGTCTGACCAAAAAGAAGATTAACAGAATTACTG GTTTGGATCCAGCTGGTCCTACCTTTGAATATGCTGATGCACCTATGCGCCTATCCCCAGATGATGCTGAATTTGTTGATGTCCTACACACTTACACAAGGGGGTCCCCAGACCGGAGCATTGGGATACAGCAGCCAGTTGGGCATATTGATATCTATCCCAATGGAGGAGGCTTCCAGCCAGGCTGTAACTTAGGAGAAGCTCTGCGCCTCATTGCAGAAAAAGGCTTTGGAG aTGTGGATCAGCTCGTGAAATGCTCTCATGAACGTTCCATCCATCTCTTCATTGACTCTCTAATGTATGAGGAAAAGCCAAGCATGGCCTATCGCTGTCAAACAAAGGAAGCCTTTGAAAAGGGGCTTTGTTTAAGCTGCAGGAAGAACCGCTGCAACAATATGGGCTATCAGATCCATAAAGTGAGAACCAAGAGAAACAGTAAGATGTATCTGAAGACACGGTCTCAGGCACCCTATAAAG TTTTTCATTACCAGGTCAAGATCCATTTTTTTGGAAAGGAGAATGTAACTAAGACAAGTCAGCCATTGCTCATTTCTCTGTATGGCACAACGGATGAGAGAGAGAACATTGCCTTTATACT acCTGAAATTTCCACAAACAAGACCTACTCCTTTCTGGTTTACACAGAGGTGGATATTGGTGACTTACTTAGGCTGAGTCTGCAGTGGGAGAAAGACTCTTTTTTCAGTTGGACAGAATGGTGGACCTCCTTCACATTTGACATCCACAGAGTGCGAGTGAAGGCTGGAGAAACCCAGAAAAA GATGGTGTTCTgttctcaggatggagttgctcACCTCCaaaagggaggggaagctgtAATGTTTGTGAAATGCCTTGGTAACCCTGTCCGCAGAAGGAAAGCAGG acACAAGCCAATTTCTGAAATTAAAACTGACCCATGA
- the LPL gene encoding lipoprotein lipase isoform X2 yields the protein MAWGALLVVLCLCLRALAAGPGTTPETRGIFEGIESKFSLRTPAIPDEDICYLVPGQKDSLAHCSFNHTSKTFLVIHGWTVTGMYESWVPKLVDALYKREPDSNVIIVDWLTRAQQHYPISAAYTKLVGKDVASFIDWMEEQFNYPFENVHLLGYSLGAHVAGIAGSLTKKKINRITGLDPAGPTFEYADAPMRLSPDDAEFVDVLHTYTRGSPDRSIGIQQPVGHIDIYPNGGGFQPGCNLGEALRLIAEKGFGDVDQLVKCSHERSIHLFIDSLMYEEKPSMAYRCQTKEAFEKGLCLSCRKNRCNNMGYQIHKVRTKRNSKMYLKTRSQAPYKVFHYQVKIHFFGKENVTKTSQPLLISLYGTTDERENIAFILPEISTNKTYSFLVYTEVDIGDLLRLSLQWEKDSFFSWTEWWTSFTFDIHRVRVKAGETQKKMVFCSQDGVAHLQKGGEAVMFVKCLGNPVRRRKAGLRTE from the exons GAACTACCCCAGAAACAAGGGGAATCTTTGAGGGGATTGAGAGCAAATTTTCTTTAAGGACACCTGCTATACCTGATGAGGACATTTGCTACTTGGTACCTGGCCAAAAGGACTCACTAGCACACTGCAGCTTTAACCACACCAGCAAAACCTTCCTGGTGATCCATGGATGGACG GTAACTGGGATGTATGAGAGCTGGGTGCCAAAACTGGTGGATGCTCTGTATAAAAGAGAGCCTGACTCTAATGTCATTATTGTAGATTGGCTAACTAGAGCCCAGCAACACTATCCAATATCTGCTGCATACACTAAACTGGTGGGAAAGGATGTGGCCTCTTTTATTGACTGGATGGAG GAGCAATTTAACTACCCTTTTGAAAATGTCCATTTGCTGGGGTACAGTCTGGGAGCACATGTAGCTGGGATTGCTGGAAGTCTGACCAAAAAGAAGATTAACAGAATTACTG GTTTGGATCCAGCTGGTCCTACCTTTGAATATGCTGATGCACCTATGCGCCTATCCCCAGATGATGCTGAATTTGTTGATGTCCTACACACTTACACAAGGGGGTCCCCAGACCGGAGCATTGGGATACAGCAGCCAGTTGGGCATATTGATATCTATCCCAATGGAGGAGGCTTCCAGCCAGGCTGTAACTTAGGAGAAGCTCTGCGCCTCATTGCAGAAAAAGGCTTTGGAG aTGTGGATCAGCTCGTGAAATGCTCTCATGAACGTTCCATCCATCTCTTCATTGACTCTCTAATGTATGAGGAAAAGCCAAGCATGGCCTATCGCTGTCAAACAAAGGAAGCCTTTGAAAAGGGGCTTTGTTTAAGCTGCAGGAAGAACCGCTGCAACAATATGGGCTATCAGATCCATAAAGTGAGAACCAAGAGAAACAGTAAGATGTATCTGAAGACACGGTCTCAGGCACCCTATAAAG TTTTTCATTACCAGGTCAAGATCCATTTTTTTGGAAAGGAGAATGTAACTAAGACAAGTCAGCCATTGCTCATTTCTCTGTATGGCACAACGGATGAGAGAGAGAACATTGCCTTTATACT acCTGAAATTTCCACAAACAAGACCTACTCCTTTCTGGTTTACACAGAGGTGGATATTGGTGACTTACTTAGGCTGAGTCTGCAGTGGGAGAAAGACTCTTTTTTCAGTTGGACAGAATGGTGGACCTCCTTCACATTTGACATCCACAGAGTGCGAGTGAAGGCTGGAGAAACCCAGAAAAA GATGGTGTTCTgttctcaggatggagttgctcACCTCCaaaagggaggggaagctgtAATGTTTGTGAAATGCCTTGGTAACCCTGTCCGCAGAAGGAAAGCAGG gctgagAACTGAGTGA